The Brachypodium distachyon strain Bd21 chromosome 4, Brachypodium_distachyon_v3.0, whole genome shotgun sequence nucleotide sequence ATCTTCCCGTTGCTCCATCCATCCTAGCTGCTCCAGCTGAATGGCAGAGCATCGCAAGCTTTCTGTTGTGGCGAGAAGAAGTCCCATGCGATTCTTGAAACTACGTCTCATGTGATGAAGATAGGTGGATACTCAAGATGCAAGAAGAAGGACGACTGCGTGACTTCTGAAACTTTCTGCTCTGGAGGTCGCAACTGGGTTATGAAATTTTACCCAAAGGGTTTCGCTACTACAGATTACCCTATTGTTTTCCTGTCTCCTGACCCCCCAGATGATGTGGATGTGAATTGTGAAGGTCAAGTTTAGTCTACTTGGTATACCAGTACCAGTATTGACATACTGGCTGGAATCCTCAACCGCTGTACTTCTCCGTCCGTAAAAGAGTAGACGTTTGGGCTTTTCCAAGAAAATTAAGCACTTTGCAAAAAACACCCTCCTCCCTTTCTCCCCTCAATTACTCCCATGCCCCCGTTCCCCATGCCCTGCAACGACGCCGCCGTGCCGCTCTCCCCTGCCAGGGCAGCCTCCTCGCCGCTCCCTCTGCCCGGCTCCTcctcaagcagcagcagccgccgcaggTGCGAGAAAGAAGGCACCCATTGTTGCAAGCTCCACGGTGGCTGGAGTGGTGTTGCTCGTGTGTTAGCAGCGGCGGTAATAATGGTGTTGCGGCGGGGGTGTGGGAGTAGGCAGTGCGTGGCCGGTGACGAGGACCACAGCAAGGGCTCGGGAGCAAGCAGCACGTGGCCATTGCCGCCACCaatagcagcagcaccaccaccatcaaCGGCGGACAGGGAGTTCTCATGGGAGCGGGAGGGCAGGATGGGGGAAGCTAGTGTTCTGTGGCGGCGGGGTGACGACGGTGAGGTATAGCCTGGAGGAGCTGCTGCGGGCGTCGCCGGAGACGCTGGGGAGGAGAAGCCGGGAGCATGGGGTTCCCCGCAGTGGCTGCCATGGGTGGGGATGAGAGCCACATCGTTGGGTGGGAGGGCCGGATCGACTGGATTGGAGGCCGGATCGACGGACTGCATGTTGGATCGACCGGATTGGATGCCTGAGTATTCGGTGGAGAGGATTTGGATCGGGGGAGAGAGGATGCGGTGGAGAGAAGAAGAGTTTGGGGATGGATTGGATGGTCTTGGCTGGGCTGAAATCGTGACGGGAGGCTAAACGCAAAACTGACATCCAAACGTATAGTCTTTTCCGGACAAATGATGGAGCCAAACGCACGCTCTTTCGCGGACAGAGAGAGTATGTAAGTTCATCGAGGCGGGATCAGTGCATCTAAGAGATGGTAGTTTCAGCATCAGGTGCGATATCACCATCATCAAAGATATCGGCAGCGCAGGAACAATGGATAAGGAGTTTGTAGTGGTTCCTAGGATCAACTTGCATCGGTGTCTCGGCGATCTACTGAAGAACATGGATGGAGCAGATGTGACCTTTCATGTCGGTGGGGAGAAGATCTCAGCTCATACATCTGTGCTCGCTGCTCGCTCGTCCGTCTTCAAAGCGGAGCTCTTTGGTGCCATGAAGGAGAATCTTGGCGATCCTATTGGAATCGATGACATGGAAGCTGACGTGTTCAAGTCCTTGCTCTACTTCATATACACTGATTCAGTTCCGGTGCTTGATATGACTAGCAACGAAGGTGAAGCTCATGGAGATGTGGCAATGGCTAGCCATCTACTTGTTGCAGCAGACAGGTACAACATAAAGAGGCTGAACCTGATATGCGAGGAAAAGCTGTGCAACCACATTGACACCAACATGGTGGCAACCAGTTTGGCTCTATCTGAGCAGCATGGCTGCAAGGGACTCAAAGAAGCTTGCTTCGAGTTTCTTGCCTCTCCTTCCAAATTGAAGGCAATGAAGGCAAGCGATGGTTACGAGAAAAAAAGTTGTCCATCTGTTCTCAAGGAACTCATCACTAGACTCTTGCCTGATGAGTTCGAAACGTTGAAGGATATTATCATGGAAATTTAGACATTTAGTATAATGTGCTGCTGTGATCTAAATTTAGCAGTATTTCAATTTCCGCTAGTTCTCCATGTCTGTTGCTTGTCTGTCAGAATGAAACTGTAAACTATCTATCATTGATTTATTGTTGCAAGTAGAATGGGTTTTGAACATTTTCTGCATTTTGTGTTTCGAGTTATGGATTCTGAAGATTTAAACGGCTCTGTGTGTGTAGATGAGTGTCGTTCTTTTCAGCCCTTCGTGATCTTTTGTTCGGATTGCACGCCACGCAAGTAAAGTACGCAGAGAGTTTTATAACCAAACAAATTGCAACGTACTTACGTGCTACTATCATTAAGCGTGTTGTGAGCTAAAACAAATTGTTTTAATTCTTCCTTGATGAGATTGACGACAACATCGCCCATGAGCGCGTTGTTTTCAAATGTATATGTTGTTTCCACAAGTTCCACCAGATAACTGTATAATTAGCGATTGCAATCCACGGCAAAAGAGAAGACAATACCGACAAGGCAACTACGTCGTTTCCGGTGATGGGACATAGCAAGGTGATGGTCCAATTCCCGGCTGGAAGAGCAAACAGTACAATGGGCCGATGGGGATTCTATGTCGCCCCCttttttgttactccctcAGATTCATAATTTGGATTTAATACAAAGGTGCCACATGTTGCTTAGAGGACATTTCACTAGGATACATTAGGCATTAGAATTTGGAGGAGATAAAATTTTCAGCTATTAGACAGGGTAGATGACTAGATTTACACAAAAAGAACTAAAAAGAGCCTTTCAAAAGAGCAGTAGAGCACTTTTACGGTACAATTTACCTGTGCCAGGATTGAGTAGTATATTCAGATCAAACGTTGATTCGATCTGTATTATATATAGACATTCTCCATCAGGCTCTCCATCTCTAGATTTGTTGGTCTTCTCACAAGAAGCTAATTAGGTCATTAATATCTCAGACGTGAGATTCTACCATCCATGAGATTTGTTATCTGTATAAGAAAATATTTATACCCTTGTTAAAAATATTGcgtttatttttattcataTACAAAAATTAGGGTTGCTTATCACATTACATAGATCAGCCGgcagaaaatatatattgatGAAACATTACTACACAAGAAACTTTAAAAGGAACgaaaagaattatgaaagAAGAAGTATAAATAAaaactaaacatttttttacctTAAAAGGTAAGGAAAcgtgagaaaagaaaaaaaagactatGAAAGGAAAAcgaaatttattttatttttttgcgaaggaaaacaaaatttaatgaaagagaagaaaaaagataacATTTCCTGCTTATTTTGTGAGAAATTTCGGTACTGTGGACGATAATTGTACGTGGCATACGTCGTCGCGCCACAATTAGTTCACGTACTAATCACCACTAgctctgagacacttattatggatcagatgGAGTACATGATATTCTACATATCCGTCATGATGTcgacccgacccgacccgCTAAAATCAAAAGCCCATGTGGCAAATTAAATGAAACGGGTTAGGGCTGACACGTGACACACCTGACAATGGATCACATCTGTTTGGAAATCGTGTCAAATGGTTTAATCTTTCATATTAGGGTTTTCTGAGAAGGTTTgcccaaaagttgtggttCCTTGAGACATTAGTCTTAACTGTGGTTTCGTGAGAAACTTGAGACAAAAACCGCAATAATATAACTAGTTTCAGTCTTGTCTTTGATATCAAGGGTAcaagagggagtacatgtaaAGATGGCAAACATAATAACCAATCTTTGATTATTTGAGGAATCGAGAGAACTAAGACGGAGAGAAAAGGCATCGATCCGAATGTgcaatttgtcaaatttggagCAAGTAACCAAAGGCCGCACTTCACTAGGATCCGTCATCCCGCATTCCCGCGTACAAAGTTCAACACGTACGATGACATATCCAACATTTCGGTGGGTGTATTGGTGAGCTCTTCCGGTCTAGTATAGGCGATGTATGGtgctggtaaaaaaaaaggcgaTGTGCGCGAGACTTTACGCAAGTAGCTAACCAACGGTTTCCAACGAAATTATATCCGAAGATTCCACGTGGATATGTGTTATCCCTAAAATTTCCTCCCATTTTCTCGAGCCAAAACGGCGGATCACGACTTGAGACTTTGCGAGGCATTAGGAGTGCTTTATTGACTAGTAAGCATGCACGTGCACGCACGTCCTATAATTACAGGTCtccatatgcatgtttataaaATAAGAAACTTGACATGAAAATAGACGGGTTAGCGATTTGATGGGGCAAATAATTCTTTTTATGTCAAACTCCATCCTAGCAGCGGGCGTCATGATCTCTCTGTCGCATCGTTGGAGGTTTGCGGCACACGGTTGTGCCCAGCAAGGAATTAAGACAGAGGAAGACAACAACATGAGTGGTCCTTGGCCTCGGTCAGAGGTGGCACAGAGCAGGTAGATGCACGCTCAAGCTTCTAACAGGTTTCCTGTTTGATTATCATATGCAACGGAGCTGTTGTGTTTCGTTAAACCAACAAAGAGCTAGCAGGTAGATGCGCGATCAAGCTTCTAGCAGATTTCCTGTTTGATTATCATATGGGGTCGAGTATTTGACACACAGTGTGTAAAATCCATTGATTCCAATCCCTCGGTGGTATTTGAATTCAGGCCACGTTgaaagttcaaacaaatggtTTTGTTATAAGTCAAGTCTTGTTCTTCCGTTTGGTTAATTTGAAAATTTAGAGGAAACTCCATCATTGGCTGAAATTTTTGCGAACCAACGACACGATATTCTTTTGTTGGTATCTCACTTGCTGGTTTTTTAGGAACAGGGATTTGTTGACACTTGATATGGGTAAATGCACAAAGTAATTAAGATGTGTTCAAGTCTAAAGAAATATTCACAAACACAAGGCTATAAGATTCGTtcagaaagaagaaaacaataaATTTATTTTAAATCCTAAAGATAATTAGAAGGCTTATTTCTgtaaagaaaattaaaattcCAATATTAATCATGGCATAAAAAGCAATAAGTTAgtgttcttttcctttttatgaCATCTATTCAGGCCGTAGTGCTCCAAAACAGTAAATTTTGACAACGACCAGGCTCCCTAACTTGGAATTTAATAAATAAGGAATTAAGTATCCATAAGAAATAGAGCTAGTTTGCCTAATAAAAATACTTGAGTGAGAATACAATCTGAAACAAAGCACCTTagcaataaaaaataaaggtCAACTCCTAGCATGCTCATGTTCCGTTCAGCAACTGCAATTTTCACTTTTAGATTCATATTCCATTCTTCATGGTAGCTATTTGCATTAAACAGAAAGGCAAATACACCtttaaaaaagagaaatgagGCACATTTTGGTTGGTGAGCTTCTCTAAATCACCCTGAAATTATTCAAATCAGAAGAACAGAAATTAGCGCCTACTATGTAATTATCTAATCCAATCGCAAGGTcgtttggaaagaaaaaactgtaTAATTATCAAGATATACCTTATGTAAGCATTCTTTAGACAAGTTGATATATAGTTCAACTGAAACATTCAGGTCGTGCTCTAATGATAAGCATGATATGGCACGACATAGAACTAAACGTTTAAAGAAACATATGCAACACTCAGTACAAACTTTGGGCATAGTACAGGGAAGCGTCAACAGAAGCAGATGATTTTATTGAACTATGTTTTTGACCATCTTCAGAACTTCTTAGACGAAAGATGGATCTCAATAAAAATGGTATTAGGTGGTTACTTACTTAAAGACCCTCCACCTGCATCTGTTACGATAGTTTTACTAAACAACATGATCTGTATAGTGTCAGCATCTGGTAATGGTTAAAAGTTCTTTACTTGTTTATGCAAGTTTAAATCATTAGTCTCAGCAAATGGTAATCCATTCAGTGGAAAATTATGCTCTGAAAACATCAACGATTCgataaaaaataaagatgCTTCACATACATATGAGAACCTGAAAAATATTGGATGTGTTGTCACCTTGGTCTGGCGCAAAGTGGAAGACAGGAATTATGTTGCTGCACCAGCCTTGCAGAAGAAGCTAGGCGCATGGGCATGCATACGAAACAATCAAACTTAGTACATGAATCAAATTAAGAGTCATTTGATACTTTCGTGCTATCATTAATTTAaatcagaaagaaaaaataatataccTTGGACTGTTGCTCTTGCTGTAACTGCTAGTTCTGAGTAAGGCGACAATCAACAGTTTATAATCACAAGCACACCCACTACCCAAGAGAATATTTAGCACCATAATTAGCACTCTATAATAATCAGTAAAAGATCTGTAGGGAAAGTTAAGAACAGATGCCAGGCCAGGACACCAAAGGGGAACCAACTAAAATTCCAACAGGCATTGAAACAAACTTGACAATTTTTGGTTTTCCCTTAATTTAATTACGGTAGGTCATTTGGCCTACTGTTTTTCCCTCAAGAAATCCATCCAGAGCCTTCACACAACCTGCAAATTCCAACAAGCATTGAAACAAACCTGTCAATTTCTGGTTCTTGCCACCTGGCAATGGTACCCTGTAACtctaaacacatgtaattttCATAAGACCTCGACACCCCCCTGAAGTCAGCACACTGAATCTCTAGCCATTAGTAACTACATATGGTATATGGTAAAAATAGGTGACGTGATACTAATTAGAAAAAACCACCATATCCTCCTCAATAATTTTTGTTCTCGGATCTGTAGGATTTGCCAGGGATCTCTTCCTATATTTGCCCTTTGAACAAATACTACTACTCTCTTTGCCTTCTGGTATTGATAAATCTAGGCCTTTTTGGATTAGCTTGATGGATGGCTCACATTGTCTAGTCCCTACCGTAAAAGTCCTCTTTCAAAAATGTACATGCTACAGGCAAAAGCAAGTGCATTACTATTATAGAACATTGTGTCACTAAAGACTcgtcttaaaaaaaaactaggcctGCGGGGGGAAGAAACCCCTGGTATCCATGAAAGAAGAAGCCTTCACACACTGGCCGGGAAAATCTTCGAACCTCGTGCCCACCCATACACAGCGGCACCGCGGCGCCACGTGAAATCAAAGCCGGCCTTAGACCCTAAATTCGCTCCAATGGGGAGTCAAACCCAGAACCAAAGGGGTGCTACTAGAACCTCTAGCCATTAGGCTAGAAGCTCGTTCGCCTAAAGACTCATTTCTTATGGGCTGAGCTTGTCAGTGGTTATTGTAAAATTGCAATGGTGAGTGGTTGTGCCACCTCCCAATGGCACGAATCTGATGACCTATTACCATTGACGGTCCTTATCATTGATGGCATGTCATGTATAAGGATCCTAAGTGGTGACTAGTACCACCGGCGGATCCATAGGACCACCCTGGAAATATAGCCCGCATACATATACACTAGTGTATCTTAAA carries:
- the LOC100830450 gene encoding BTB/POZ and MATH domain-containing protein 2 translates to MDKEFVVVPRINLHRCLGDLLKNMDGADVTFHVGGEKISAHTSVLAARSSVFKAELFGAMKENLGDPIGIDDMEADVFKSLLYFIYTDSVPVLDMTSNEGEAHGDVAMASHLLVAADRYNIKRLNLICEEKLCNHIDTNMVATSLALSEQHGCKGLKEACFEFLASPSKLKAMKASDGYEKKSCPSVLKELITRLLPDEFETLKDIIMEI